Proteins encoded by one window of Halorubrum ruber:
- a CDS encoding DNA-directed RNA polymerase subunit N — protein sequence MMIPVRCFTCGNVVGEHWEEFKERAREGDEDPGEVLDDLGVDRHCCRRMLVSHRDLVDVVSPYQ from the coding sequence ATGATGATCCCCGTCCGGTGTTTCACGTGCGGCAACGTCGTGGGTGAGCACTGGGAAGAGTTCAAAGAGCGGGCTCGCGAGGGCGACGAGGACCCCGGCGAAGTCCTCGACGACCTCGGGGTCGACCGGCACTGCTGTCGGCGCATGCTGGTGAGCCACCGCGACCTCGTCGACGTCGTCTCGCCGTACCAGTAA
- a CDS encoding 30S ribosomal protein S9, with protein sequence MVTNTSGKKKTAVARATVREGEGRVRINSQPVELVEPEQARLKMLEPFRIAGEELRDGVDIDIDVEGGGFSGQADATRTAIARGLVQHLGDAELRDAYMNFDRTLLVNDVRQSEPKKWGGPGARARYQKSYR encoded by the coding sequence AAGACGGCCGTCGCCCGCGCCACCGTGCGCGAGGGCGAGGGCCGCGTGCGCATCAACTCCCAGCCAGTCGAGCTGGTCGAACCGGAGCAGGCGCGGCTCAAGATGTTAGAGCCGTTCCGCATCGCGGGCGAGGAGCTCCGCGACGGCGTCGACATCGACATCGACGTCGAGGGCGGCGGCTTCAGCGGCCAGGCGGACGCGACGCGGACCGCCATCGCCCGCGGCCTCGTCCAGCACCTCGGCGACGCCGAGCTGCGCGACGCGTACATGAACTTCGACCGCACCCTGCTGGTCAACGACGTGCGCCAGTCCGAACCCAAGAAGTGGGGCGGACCCGGCGCGCGCGCTCGCTACCAGAAGTCCTACCGCTGA
- a CDS encoding DNA-directed RNA polymerase subunit K, with product MSEQRYNRYEKARILGARALQVSYGAPVLIDTDQTEPILVAAEEYDAGALPFTVRRES from the coding sequence ATGTCAGAACAGCGATACAATCGATACGAGAAGGCACGCATCCTCGGCGCGCGAGCGCTGCAGGTGTCCTACGGGGCGCCCGTGCTGATCGACACGGACCAGACGGAGCCGATCCTCGTCGCCGCGGAGGAGTACGACGCGGGCGCGCTCCCGTTCACGGTCCGGAGGGAGAGCTGA